In the Nitrospiria bacterium genome, one interval contains:
- a CDS encoding isoprenylcysteine carboxylmethyltransferase family protein — MIDRLRYMVSHNRIVTTMILAIGFLMLADPNAFSMGWGFPIILLGEIIRISSSGFIHKDSSLAQEGPYSMSRNPLYLGNFFLGFGFVIMASKWYLIGIFLILFYFIYDATIKEEEKKLLEQFGQSYEDYVNRVPRFFPNITGFGSWNGRFSWGLVKKHREFNTCYGILLGIGLIFLKMVLVS; from the coding sequence ATGATTGATCGTCTTCGGTATATGGTAAGTCATAATCGGATTGTGACCACCATGATTTTAGCCATTGGGTTTTTAATGCTGGCGGATCCCAACGCGTTTTCCATGGGGTGGGGTTTCCCCATTATCCTTTTGGGAGAGATTATTCGAATATCATCTTCTGGGTTTATCCATAAGGATTCAAGTCTCGCCCAAGAAGGGCCATACTCCATGTCCAGGAACCCGCTTTATTTGGGAAATTTTTTTCTAGGGTTCGGTTTTGTCATTATGGCGTCCAAATGGTATTTGATCGGAATATTTTTAATCCTTTTTTATTTTATTTACGATGCAACGATTAAAGAAGAAGAGAAAAAGCTTTTGGAACAGTTTGGCCAAAGCTACGAAGATTATGTAAATCGGGTTCCCAGGTTTTTCCCCAATATTACTGGGTTTGGATCATGGAATGGAAGATTTTCTTGGGGCTTGGTAAAAAAGCATCGCGAGTTCAATACCTGCTATGGGATTTTATTGGGGATTGGACTCATTTTTTTGAAAATGGTGTTGGTTTCCTGA